In Leptospira stimsonii, a single window of DNA contains:
- a CDS encoding NADH-quinone oxidoreductase subunit B, which produces MGLSDLSKAPGQALGDMIQLGNVESVIQWGRSYSLWPYPFATACCGIEYMSTSCSDYDIARFGAERPSFSPRQADMILVLGTITYKMAPVLRQIYDQMAEPKFVISVGACASSGGMFNTYGVLQGVDRILPVDVYVPGCPPRPEAILDALVKLQQKLKTQGLEERRQEVMHKIQELNERNKPLVVR; this is translated from the coding sequence ATGGGATTGAGTGATCTTAGCAAGGCTCCGGGCCAAGCCCTGGGCGACATGATTCAACTCGGAAACGTTGAATCCGTGATTCAATGGGGAAGAAGTTATTCCCTTTGGCCGTATCCTTTCGCGACGGCTTGTTGTGGCATCGAATATATGAGCACATCCTGTTCCGATTACGACATCGCGCGTTTCGGTGCGGAACGACCTTCGTTCTCACCTCGTCAGGCGGACATGATTCTCGTTCTTGGAACCATCACCTATAAGATGGCACCAGTGCTTCGTCAGATCTACGATCAAATGGCCGAGCCGAAATTTGTGATCAGCGTAGGAGCTTGCGCTTCTTCGGGGGGAATGTTCAACACGTACGGAGTTCTGCAAGGTGTGGATCGAATTCTTCCCGTCGACGTTTATGTTCCCGGTTGTCCTCCTCGTCCGGAAGCGATCTTGGACGCGCTTGTGAAATTACAGCAGAAGTTGAAAACTCAGGGGCTGGAAGAAAGACGTCAGGAAGTGATGCATAAAATCCAGGAATTGAACGAAAGAAATAAACCCCTGGTTGTAAGATGA
- a CDS encoding NADH-quinone oxidoreductase subunit C, whose product MKEAVESFLKDKFPHFLDKQESVVSNVPVFFLKPEGLVPVLTALKNDPTLYYNFLNDLTAIDWLGKKEPRFEVCYLLRSANKSSSRIQIKVRVEEGESVPSIVSVFKGANWPEREVFDLFGIPFANHPNLDRILMPDNFQGHPLRKDFPLEGFGQDYLIEDLLQMHISEDITKEGGK is encoded by the coding sequence ATGAAAGAAGCAGTAGAAAGTTTCCTCAAAGATAAATTCCCTCACTTCTTGGACAAACAAGAATCCGTCGTTTCCAATGTTCCCGTTTTTTTTCTAAAACCGGAAGGTTTGGTTCCGGTTTTAACGGCGCTCAAAAACGATCCAACACTCTATTATAATTTTCTAAACGATCTTACCGCGATCGATTGGCTCGGAAAAAAAGAACCCCGTTTCGAGGTCTGTTATCTGCTCCGTTCTGCGAACAAGTCGTCGAGTAGAATCCAGATCAAGGTCCGAGTAGAAGAGGGAGAATCGGTTCCGAGTATCGTCTCCGTTTTCAAAGGCGCCAACTGGCCGGAAAGGGAAGTCTTCGATCTTTTCGGAATTCCTTTCGCCAATCATCCGAACCTAGATCGGATCTTGATGCCGGATAACTTCCAGGGCCATCCACTCCGTAAAGATTTTCCGCTCGAAGGGTTCGGTCAGGATTATCTCATCGAAGATCTTCTCCAAATGCATATCTCCGAAGACATCACAAAGGAAGGAGGAAAGTAA
- a CDS encoding NADH-quinone oxidoreductase subunit D translates to MMYEKTAQHFGQKFANLPEGHLLVNLGPSHPATHGILQNVIQLDGERIVEAESVIGYVHRCFEKLGERYTYNQFLVCTDRMNYVSTPLNNIGWILAVEKMMQIEVPDRATYVRMIISELSRIMDHIICSGILGVDLGAFSGLLHLFHHRENIYQVIEKLTGARLTTTFCRIGGLERDIYPDFVKEVKMVCAGLKPAIEEFNSLLLKNKIFLGRTDGIGGISAENAIAYGYSGPNLRAAGVDWDVRKDEPYMLYDKVDFDIPVGEDGSVLHRTLVRMEEMRQSIRIIEQLVDGIPEGTWHANLPHAYLPEKNKVYNNMEELIYHFKIIMHGVKVPPGEYYMATEAANGELGYYIVSEGEKSPWRVHVRRPCFWFYQSYAELVKGGLLADSVATMSSLNVIAGELDC, encoded by the coding sequence ATGATGTACGAAAAAACGGCCCAACATTTCGGACAGAAGTTTGCCAATCTTCCGGAAGGTCATCTCCTCGTAAACTTAGGTCCTTCTCACCCAGCGACCCACGGAATTCTTCAGAACGTGATTCAACTCGACGGCGAAAGAATCGTGGAAGCGGAATCGGTCATCGGTTACGTTCACCGTTGTTTCGAAAAATTAGGAGAACGTTATACTTACAACCAGTTCCTGGTCTGCACCGATCGGATGAACTACGTTTCGACACCGCTCAATAATATCGGTTGGATTCTCGCCGTGGAAAAGATGATGCAGATCGAGGTTCCGGATCGTGCGACGTATGTGAGAATGATCATCTCCGAACTTTCCAGAATCATGGATCATATCATCTGCTCCGGAATTTTGGGAGTGGACTTGGGAGCGTTCTCCGGTCTCCTCCACCTCTTCCATCACCGTGAAAATATCTATCAGGTCATCGAAAAACTCACCGGCGCCAGGCTTACGACTACGTTTTGTAGAATCGGCGGTTTGGAAAGGGACATCTATCCCGACTTCGTAAAGGAAGTAAAGATGGTCTGTGCAGGACTCAAACCCGCGATCGAAGAATTCAACAGCCTTCTTTTAAAAAACAAAATCTTTCTCGGACGGACGGATGGAATCGGCGGGATTTCCGCGGAAAACGCGATCGCCTACGGTTATTCGGGACCGAATCTCCGGGCCGCCGGTGTCGATTGGGACGTTCGAAAAGACGAACCATATATGTTGTATGATAAAGTCGATTTTGACATTCCGGTGGGCGAGGACGGTTCCGTTCTTCATAGAACCTTGGTTCGTATGGAAGAGATGCGTCAGTCGATTCGGATCATCGAACAGCTGGTAGACGGAATTCCGGAAGGAACCTGGCACGCGAATCTTCCGCACGCTTATCTTCCCGAAAAGAACAAAGTCTACAACAACATGGAAGAATTGATCTATCACTTCAAAATCATCATGCACGGAGTCAAGGTCCCTCCGGGAGAATATTATATGGCGACCGAGGCCGCCAACGGAGAACTCGGTTACTACATCGTCTCCGAAGGTGAAAAGTCTCCATGGAGAGTCCACGTTAGACGTCCTTGTTTCTGGTTTTATCAATCCTACGCCGAACTCGTAAAAGGCGGTTTGCTCGCGGATTCAGTCGCAACGATGAGTTCTCTGAACGTGATCGCCGGGGAGTTGGACTGCTGA
- the nuoE gene encoding NADH-quinone oxidoreductase subunit NuoE, with amino-acid sequence MSYKFSEESEKRFQKMLEVFPEKRSLILPCLYILQRENGFVDQDGMNYIAERLGDPISLAQVYGVATFYTLYNKKPVGKYHIQICGTSSCYLQGNDGIEKHLCDRLGIHLGQTTPDGKFTLEEVECLGACGYSPMVQINDDFYEQLTPEKVDQILKSLN; translated from the coding sequence ATGAGTTACAAATTCAGTGAAGAATCCGAAAAAAGATTTCAGAAGATGTTGGAAGTCTTTCCGGAAAAGCGCTCTCTCATTCTCCCTTGTTTGTACATTCTCCAGAGGGAAAACGGTTTTGTGGATCAGGACGGGATGAACTACATCGCGGAACGTCTCGGGGATCCGATATCCCTCGCGCAGGTGTACGGAGTGGCTACGTTTTATACTCTCTATAACAAAAAGCCCGTTGGAAAGTATCATATCCAGATCTGCGGAACCTCGAGTTGTTATCTCCAAGGAAACGACGGAATCGAAAAGCACCTCTGCGATCGTTTGGGAATTCATCTCGGACAAACGACCCCGGACGGAAAGTTTACCTTGGAAGAAGTGGAATGTCTCGGCGCCTGCGGTTATTCTCCGATGGTGCAAATCAACGACGATTTTTACGAACAACTGACTCCTGAAAAGGTGGATCAGATTCTAAAAAGTCTGAACTGA
- the nuoF gene encoding NADH-quinone oxidoreductase subunit NuoF, with the protein MAEMKILTKYIDNPKSTELEFYESVHGYDGLKKALQMKPDDIIAEVKKSGLRGRGGAGFPTGLKWSFIPKDIPKPKYIICNADEGEPGTFKDRKLIENLPHQIIEGMIIGARAINSNKGFFYIRGEFQKGARAIQKAIDEAYTKGYLGKNILGSGFDFDLVLYEGAGAYICGEETALINSLEGRRGHPRLKPPFPAVSGLYRSPTVVNNVETFSAIPHILDKGADWYSKIGTEKSPGTRLFSVSGHVKRPGVYEIELGTPLLELVNDLCGGIVDDKPLKAIIPGGSSVPILTAEECKTANMDFESMAAHKTMLGSGAVIVLAEGTDIVETTYRFARFYAHESCGQCTPCREGTHWVRDILSKIRDGEGTTQDIDLILSLSRNMEGGTTICPLSDACVGAVRPALQKFRSEFDARLKVKPEPVTELRRRKEDKALL; encoded by the coding sequence ATGGCAGAAATGAAAATTCTTACGAAATACATCGACAATCCCAAGTCCACAGAACTTGAGTTTTACGAATCCGTTCACGGTTACGACGGTTTAAAAAAAGCCCTCCAGATGAAACCCGACGATATCATCGCCGAGGTGAAAAAATCCGGACTCAGAGGAAGGGGAGGCGCGGGATTTCCAACCGGGCTGAAATGGTCCTTTATCCCGAAGGATATTCCAAAACCGAAATATATCATCTGCAACGCAGACGAAGGCGAGCCCGGTACATTCAAAGATCGTAAATTGATCGAAAACCTTCCCCACCAGATCATCGAAGGGATGATCATCGGTGCGAGGGCGATCAACTCGAACAAGGGATTCTTCTACATCCGGGGAGAATTTCAGAAAGGCGCCAGAGCGATACAGAAGGCGATCGACGAAGCCTATACAAAAGGGTATCTCGGTAAGAATATCTTAGGTTCGGGCTTTGACTTTGATCTCGTTCTCTACGAAGGCGCAGGCGCTTATATCTGCGGAGAAGAAACCGCGCTCATCAATTCCCTGGAAGGAAGAAGAGGTCATCCAAGATTGAAACCTCCGTTCCCCGCAGTTTCCGGTTTGTATCGTTCTCCGACCGTGGTGAACAACGTGGAAACTTTTTCCGCGATTCCTCATATCCTGGACAAAGGCGCAGATTGGTATTCTAAGATCGGGACCGAAAAATCTCCGGGAACAAGACTCTTCAGCGTTTCGGGTCACGTAAAAAGACCGGGCGTCTACGAAATCGAATTAGGAACTCCTTTATTAGAACTTGTGAATGATCTCTGCGGTGGAATCGTCGACGATAAACCTCTGAAGGCGATCATCCCCGGCGGTTCTTCCGTTCCGATTTTAACCGCGGAAGAATGCAAAACCGCAAACATGGATTTCGAATCGATGGCCGCTCACAAAACCATGCTCGGCTCCGGCGCGGTCATCGTCCTCGCGGAAGGAACCGACATCGTAGAAACCACGTATCGATTCGCGAGATTCTACGCTCACGAATCCTGCGGTCAGTGCACTCCTTGTCGAGAAGGAACGCATTGGGTTCGAGACATTCTTTCCAAGATCCGAGACGGGGAAGGTACGACCCAGGATATCGATCTCATTCTTTCCTTATCCCGCAACATGGAAGGCGGAACTACGATCTGTCCTCTTTCCGACGCTTGTGTGGGCGCGGTTCGTCCAGCTCTTCAGAAATTCCGTTCCGAGTTTGACGCAAGGCTGAAAGTGAAACCGGAACCGGTGACGGAACTCCGTAGAAGGAAGGAGGACAAGGCTCTTCTATGA
- the nuoH gene encoding NADH-quinone oxidoreductase subunit NuoH, protein MNWNEILFWLLKSGLFFFILITACAYYTLAERRVAGFIQDRKGPNRAGIFGLLQPLADGIKFLTKEEVFPLNVNRAMYLIAPGISMTCAIMAWSVVPLGGQIPLPGFLQNATGLQFLDLQVANPDTGILFLFAISSLAVYGIIIAGWASNNKYSLLGGIRATAQMISYELPLSMSVASIVIITGSLKLTDISASQAGLWNIFKIPGFIAFFLFVVAMFAETNRLPFDLAEAESELVVGFHTEYGAFKFALFFIAEYMNMITMSCVVTLLFFGGYQVPFGILDGHVLQPLFGLFFFLGKVLFFTFLFLWVRWTLPRFRYDQLMSLGWKKLIPWAILNIVIASIYIQF, encoded by the coding sequence ATGAATTGGAACGAAATTCTTTTTTGGCTCTTAAAGAGCGGTCTTTTCTTTTTTATCCTGATCACCGCCTGCGCTTATTATACGCTCGCCGAAAGAAGGGTCGCGGGTTTTATTCAGGACCGCAAAGGACCCAATCGTGCGGGAATCTTCGGACTTCTTCAACCCCTTGCGGATGGAATCAAGTTTCTTACCAAAGAAGAAGTGTTTCCTCTGAACGTAAATCGTGCGATGTATCTCATCGCTCCGGGGATCTCGATGACCTGCGCCATCATGGCTTGGTCGGTCGTACCTTTGGGCGGTCAGATTCCGCTTCCCGGATTTTTGCAGAACGCGACCGGTCTTCAGTTTTTGGATCTTCAGGTCGCGAACCCCGACACGGGGATCCTCTTTTTGTTTGCGATTTCCTCTCTTGCGGTTTATGGAATTATCATCGCGGGTTGGGCTAGTAACAACAAATATTCCTTGTTAGGCGGGATCCGGGCCACGGCTCAGATGATCAGTTACGAACTTCCTCTTTCGATGAGCGTCGCTTCCATCGTGATCATAACAGGTTCCTTGAAACTTACCGATATCAGCGCCTCTCAGGCAGGTCTTTGGAATATTTTCAAAATTCCTGGTTTTATCGCCTTCTTTCTTTTTGTTGTCGCGATGTTCGCGGAAACCAACCGTCTTCCTTTCGATTTGGCGGAAGCAGAATCGGAACTCGTCGTCGGTTTTCACACGGAATACGGCGCGTTTAAGTTCGCGTTATTCTTCATCGCGGAATACATGAACATGATCACGATGAGTTGTGTAGTAACTTTGCTTTTTTTCGGAGGTTATCAGGTTCCGTTCGGAATTTTGGACGGTCACGTTTTACAGCCTCTTTTCGGACTCTTTTTCTTTTTGGGAAAGGTTCTCTTTTTTACGTTTCTGTTTCTCTGGGTGAGATGGACGCTTCCTCGTTTTCGTTACGACCAACTCATGTCTCTCGGTTGGAAAAAACTGATTCCTTGGGCGATATTGAACATCGTCATCGCAAGCATCTATATACAATTTTAA
- a CDS encoding NADH-quinone oxidoreductase subunit J family protein produces MILSSLGVIFHPNAITAAVLLVLSFFSLAAIYAVMNAIFIATMQLLVYAGAIMVLVVFVLMLLSLRDDAPQFFIFEKPVKKLLYLTLVAFLGVLLITAVHDGIPSKTSQRIGYLSNSNVEYSFDIPKGGNTANGIGSTSSGNTAVVGTAMFLRYLLPFELISILLLAAVLGAVVLGKKNLANKGLEGEKP; encoded by the coding sequence ATGATTCTCAGTTCTCTGGGAGTGATCTTTCACCCAAATGCGATCACCGCCGCCGTTCTTCTCGTATTGAGTTTTTTTTCTCTCGCGGCTATTTACGCGGTGATGAATGCGATTTTTATCGCGACGATGCAACTCCTCGTGTATGCGGGTGCGATCATGGTTTTAGTCGTCTTCGTTTTGATGCTTCTTTCTCTCAGGGACGACGCCCCTCAGTTTTTTATCTTTGAAAAACCGGTGAAAAAACTTTTGTATCTGACCCTCGTCGCCTTTTTGGGAGTTCTTTTGATCACCGCCGTACACGACGGAATTCCGTCCAAAACTTCGCAAAGAATCGGTTATCTCTCCAACAGCAATGTTGAATATTCCTTCGATATCCCCAAAGGCGGAAACACCGCGAACGGAATCGGTTCCACTTCTTCCGGAAATACGGCCGTTGTAGGAACTGCAATGTTTTTAAGATATCTGCTTCCGTTCGAACTGATTTCCATTCTTCTTCTCGCCGCGGTCCTCGGAGCAGTCGTACTCGGAAAAAAGAATCTCGCCAACAAGGGATTGGAAGGAGAAAAACCATGA
- the nuoK gene encoding NADH-quinone oxidoreductase subunit NuoK produces MNLWISGIPVEYFLTLAMIIFTIGVAGVMVRRSAVLIFMSVELILNSVNLVFVTFSKALHQVDGEVVVFFVMAIAAAEAAIGLAIVIAIHRLKKTSYVDEMNLMKW; encoded by the coding sequence ATGAACCTTTGGATTTCCGGAATTCCTGTGGAATATTTTTTAACCCTCGCGATGATCATCTTTACGATCGGCGTGGCCGGAGTGATGGTAAGAAGAAGCGCGGTCCTTATTTTTATGTCCGTGGAATTGATCTTAAACTCGGTGAATCTCGTTTTCGTCACCTTCTCCAAAGCCCTCCACCAAGTGGACGGAGAAGTTGTGGTCTTCTTTGTGATGGCGATCGCCGCGGCGGAAGCCGCGATCGGACTTGCGATCGTGATCGCGATTCATAGGCTCAAAAAGACGAGCTACGTAGACGAAATGAATCTGATGAAATGGTAA
- the nuoL gene encoding NADH-quinone oxidoreductase subunit L → MEISNLIPALVALPLIGFLISGLFGKWLKGFTGVLSTFVVFLSFVLALLSFYLFHPMERSVPEIVTLFPWFEAGGLNVSLAYQVDQLSLYMILIITGIGSLIHLYSIGYMKDDPGFTRYFAYLNLFIFAMLNLVLAENLILLFLGWEGVGLCSYLLIGFDYHKDSAANAGMKAFITNRIGDLGMLLGIALVFWYTGSLSFTEIAEAIPEVPSFRYILPIAAACFFIGAVGKSAQIPLHVWLPDAMAGPTPVSALIHAATMVTAGIFLIARLNPIFLSAPQVGHWIVIIGSVTAFLAATVGLFQNDIKKVLAYSTVSQLGYMFVAMGAGAYVAGLFHLMTHAFFKALLFLGSGSVIHALHHEQDLRNMGGLKKQMKITWITFLVGSLAISGIPPFSGFFSKDLILEKSYAYGTLFYGLGIITALLTAFYMFRMTYLAFYGESRVSSHKSSHLHESPLVMTIPLVILSIGAAITGFLEVPHFLFGGVDVLTRYFAPIFLRGTEISQMIVKQSLDGHEANASMELILVAVSVAVAVSGIFIARTIFLTGKNVPVEEESLSGFKRLLSKKYFVDEFYRDFIVDPILLLGKFFANYVERNFLDLMLRGTGRVAVAISLVLRRIQTGIVVDYAILIVFGTVAILSFFLLRGL, encoded by the coding sequence ATGGAAATTTCCAACCTCATCCCTGCGTTAGTCGCGCTTCCGTTGATCGGTTTTTTAATCTCGGGGCTTTTCGGCAAATGGCTGAAAGGTTTTACCGGAGTTTTATCCACTTTCGTTGTCTTTTTATCTTTCGTCCTGGCCCTCCTTTCTTTCTATCTATTTCACCCGATGGAACGTTCCGTTCCCGAAATCGTAACCTTGTTTCCTTGGTTCGAAGCCGGAGGGTTGAACGTCTCGCTCGCGTATCAGGTCGATCAACTTTCCTTATATATGATTTTGATCATCACCGGAATCGGATCCTTGATCCATCTCTATAGCATCGGTTATATGAAGGATGATCCGGGTTTTACGCGCTACTTCGCATATTTGAATCTTTTTATATTCGCAATGTTGAATCTGGTTCTTGCAGAAAATCTAATTCTTCTTTTCCTGGGATGGGAAGGAGTGGGTCTTTGTTCTTATCTGTTGATCGGTTTTGACTATCACAAAGATTCCGCCGCAAACGCGGGGATGAAAGCCTTTATCACAAACAGAATCGGCGACTTGGGAATGCTCCTTGGGATCGCACTCGTATTTTGGTACACGGGTTCCCTTTCCTTTACGGAGATCGCGGAAGCGATTCCGGAAGTTCCTTCGTTTCGATACATTCTCCCGATTGCCGCCGCTTGTTTTTTTATTGGAGCCGTCGGAAAGTCTGCTCAGATTCCGTTACACGTTTGGTTGCCGGATGCGATGGCGGGACCGACTCCTGTGTCCGCCCTGATTCACGCGGCGACCATGGTGACAGCCGGAATTTTTTTGATTGCAAGGCTCAATCCGATCTTTCTCTCCGCTCCGCAAGTCGGTCATTGGATCGTGATCATAGGATCTGTAACCGCGTTCTTAGCCGCGACCGTGGGTCTTTTTCAAAACGATATCAAGAAAGTTTTAGCGTATTCCACCGTATCGCAGTTAGGTTATATGTTCGTAGCAATGGGAGCGGGCGCCTACGTCGCCGGGCTCTTTCACTTGATGACTCACGCGTTTTTTAAGGCGCTTTTGTTTTTGGGTTCCGGTTCTGTGATCCACGCGCTTCATCACGAACAGGATCTCCGCAATATGGGCGGACTCAAGAAACAGATGAAGATCACTTGGATTACTTTCCTTGTAGGATCTTTGGCGATATCCGGTATTCCGCCCTTTAGCGGATTCTTTTCGAAAGATCTTATATTAGAAAAAAGTTATGCGTATGGAACTCTCTTTTACGGACTCGGAATCATCACGGCGCTCTTGACCGCGTTCTACATGTTCCGAATGACATACTTGGCTTTTTATGGAGAATCTCGTGTATCCTCGCACAAGTCTTCTCATCTGCACGAATCTCCTTTGGTGATGACGATTCCGCTCGTGATCTTGTCGATCGGCGCGGCGATAACCGGATTTTTAGAAGTGCCGCATTTTCTTTTTGGCGGAGTCGACGTCCTAACGAGATACTTCGCTCCGATTTTCCTCAGAGGAACCGAAATCTCTCAGATGATCGTCAAACAAAGCTTAGATGGTCATGAGGCGAACGCGTCGATGGAATTGATTCTCGTCGCGGTTTCCGTGGCTGTGGCGGTTTCCGGAATTTTTATCGCGAGAACGATTTTTCTCACCGGTAAAAACGTTCCTGTCGAAGAGGAGTCTCTTTCCGGATTCAAACGACTTCTTTCCAAAAAATATTTCGTGGATGAATTCTACCGCGACTTTATCGTAGATCCGATTCTTCTACTTGGTAAGTTTTTCGCAAATTATGTGGAACGAAATTTTCTGGATTTGATGCTTCGAGGAACGGGAAGGGTCGCGGTTGCGATCTCCTTGGTGCTTAGAAGAATTCAAACCGGAATCGTGGTCGACTACGCGATCCTGATCGTCTTCGGAACGGTCGCCATTCTTTCCTTTTTTCTACTGAGGGGGCTGTAA
- a CDS encoding NADH-quinone oxidoreductase subunit M: protein MDFPPFILSIFLFLPLIGVPFLFLSNKVYWLRFISGTFTLVPFLILVGLYFKYDPENASLQFVDRIRDVVVSGNLRIDYHVGMDGFSLLLCGMSSMLFFLSTLATWSSITSRIREFYIYLMIVEMSVHGVFLSGNLVQFYIFWEAMVSPMVLMVGIWGEDQRVKAAIKYLIFSFTGSVLMLAGILILYFKTGTIVIEDLSTGLLPEIPKNIRLFMFFAFVLAFAIKVPLFPVHTWMPDVHSQAPTVGSVDLSGILLKIGLYGFIRLAIPLFPEEMLEYRELLGGLAIAGILYGAIIAMAQENSKRVVAFSSLSHMSFCMLGILSFTEEGMAGGMLQMINHGFTAGMLFFMLGMLHERIGNNDIAKAGGLSKLLPVFSVFFAIGIFSSLGVPGTNSFIGEFLIILGSIKANVVYGALAATGVVFAAGYLLLFAKRMIFGEPTKNLTEHHDLNLKEWAILVPTVAMIFWIGIYPKPFLRVLEPSVRVALNSASAKVIQDRSLKEKDLSDKPFERKYTSYKTLGVDPARYEERLKGYQSKFALPESIRKGKETSPEGEEEAVQ, encoded by the coding sequence TTGGATTTCCCGCCATTTATACTGAGTATCTTTTTATTCTTACCTCTCATCGGGGTTCCGTTCTTATTTCTTTCCAATAAGGTTTATTGGTTACGATTCATTTCGGGAACGTTTACGTTAGTCCCCTTCTTAATCCTCGTAGGTTTGTATTTCAAATACGATCCGGAAAACGCTTCGCTTCAATTCGTGGATCGTATTCGGGATGTAGTCGTTTCCGGAAATTTAAGAATCGACTATCACGTCGGAATGGACGGTTTCAGTCTTCTGCTCTGCGGAATGTCTTCCATGTTGTTCTTTCTTTCCACACTCGCAACTTGGTCGAGCATCACTTCCAGGATTCGAGAATTTTACATTTATCTAATGATCGTTGAGATGAGTGTGCACGGAGTTTTTCTATCCGGAAATCTCGTTCAGTTCTATATCTTTTGGGAAGCGATGGTTTCTCCGATGGTATTGATGGTCGGAATTTGGGGAGAAGACCAGAGGGTAAAAGCCGCGATCAAATATCTGATCTTTTCCTTTACCGGATCGGTCCTGATGCTTGCAGGAATTCTAATCTTATATTTTAAAACGGGAACGATCGTGATCGAAGATCTGTCCACCGGGCTTTTACCGGAGATTCCGAAAAACATCCGTTTGTTTATGTTCTTCGCGTTCGTACTCGCGTTTGCGATCAAGGTTCCTTTGTTTCCGGTTCACACTTGGATGCCCGATGTTCACTCACAGGCGCCTACGGTCGGTTCGGTGGATCTTTCCGGAATTTTATTGAAAATCGGACTCTACGGATTTATTCGTTTAGCAATTCCGTTGTTTCCCGAAGAAATGTTGGAATACCGTGAACTCTTAGGGGGACTCGCGATCGCGGGAATTCTCTACGGAGCGATCATCGCGATGGCGCAGGAGAATTCAAAACGAGTCGTCGCGTTTTCTTCCCTTTCCCACATGAGTTTTTGTATGCTCGGGATCTTGAGTTTTACGGAAGAGGGAATGGCCGGCGGGATGCTTCAAATGATAAACCACGGATTCACCGCAGGGATGCTTTTCTTTATGTTGGGAATGTTGCACGAAAGAATCGGAAACAACGATATCGCGAAGGCCGGGGGATTGTCCAAACTTCTACCGGTCTTTTCCGTATTCTTTGCGATCGGAATTTTTTCTTCCCTCGGAGTTCCCGGCACAAACAGCTTTATCGGAGAATTTTTGATCATCCTCGGAAGTATCAAGGCCAACGTCGTCTACGGCGCGTTAGCCGCAACGGGTGTGGTTTTTGCCGCCGGGTATCTTCTCCTTTTTGCGAAGAGAATGATTTTTGGGGAACCAACGAAGAATCTAACGGAACACCATGATCTCAATTTGAAAGAATGGGCGATTCTCGTTCCTACCGTTGCCATGATTTTTTGGATCGGAATCTATCCGAAACCTTTCTTGAGAGTATTGGAACCTTCCGTAAGAGTTGCGTTAAACTCCGCTTCGGCGAAAGTGATACAGGATCGTTCTTTGAAGGAAAAAGACCTGAGCGATAAGCCGTTTGAAAGAAAATACACTTCTTATAAAACTTTGGGAGTCGATCCGGCTCGTTACGAAGAACGTCTGAAAGGATACCAAAGCAAATTCGCGCTTCCCGAATCGATTCGAAAGGGAAAAGAGACTTCTCCGGAAGGAGAAGAGGAGGCGGTGCAATGA